The genomic window GAGCGCCTTGGCTTGCTCGATCTTGTCGAGCAGGGGGCCGTGGCTGGTCTTCAGGAACTGGTGCAGGCCGTGCTCGAAGGACAGAACCTTCTTGATGTCCAGGTCGTCCATGAAACCCTTGTTCACGGCAAACAGCGTGGCACCCATCAGCGAGATCGGCAGCGGGCTGTACTGGGCCTGCTTCAGCAGTTCGGTCACGCGGGCACCGCGGTCGAGCTGCTTGCGGGTGGCTTCGTCCAGGTCGGAAGCGAACTGCGCGAACGCAGCCAGCTCGCGGTACTGTGCAAGGTCGGTACGGATACCGCCCGACAGGCCCTTGATGATCTTGGTCTGGGCCGCCGAACCCACGCGCGACACCGAGATACCGGCGTTGATGGCGGGGCGGATACCTGCGTTGAACAGGTTGGTTTCCAGGAAGATCTGGCCGTCGGTGATCGAGATCACGTTGGTCGGAACGAAAGCGGACACGTCGCCGGCTTGCGTTTCGATGATCGGCAGCGCGGTAAGCGAGCCGGTCTTGCCCTTGACTTCACCCTTGGTGAAGGCTTCCACGTAGTCGGCGTTGACGCGCGCGGCGCGCTCGAGCAGACGGCTGTGGAGATAGAACACGTCGCCAGGGTAGGCTTCGCGGCCTGGCGGGCGGCGCAGCAGCAGCGACACCTGGCGGTATGCAACGGCTTGCTTGGAGAGGTCGTCATAGACGATCAGGGCGTCCTGGCCGCGGTCGCGGAAGTACTCGCCCATCGTGCAGCCCGAGTAGGCCGACACGTACTGCATGGCTGCCGATTCGGAGGCCGATGCGGCCACCACGATCGTGTAGTCCATGGCGCCCACTTGCTCGAGCGCGCGCACCACGTTCTTGATCGACGAAGCCTTCTGGCCGATCGCAACGTAGATGCAGGTCACGCCCTGGCCCTTCTGGGCAATGATCGCGTCGATGGCCACGGCGGTCTTGCCGGTCTGGCGGTCGCCGATGATCAGCTCGCGCTGGCCGCGGCCGATCGGCACCATGGAGTCGATGGACTTCAGGCCGGTTTGCAGGGGCTGGTCGACCGACTTGCGGGCGATCACGCCCGGGGCGACCTTTTCGATCACGTCGGTCATCTTGGCGTTGATCGGACCCTTGCCGTCGATCGGCTGGCCCAGCGCATTGACCACGCGGCCGACGAGCTCGGGGCCGACCGGCACTTCCAGGATGCGGCCGGTGCACTTGACCGTGTCGCCTTCGGAGATGTGCTCGTATTCGCCCAGGATCACGGCGCCGACCGAGTCGCGCTCGAGGTTGAGCGCCAAGCCGAACGACGGCGTACCGTCAGCGCTCGGCGGGAATTCGAGCATTTCGCCTTGCATCGCGTCGGACAGGCCGTGCACGCGCACGATGCCGTCGGTCACCGAAACCACGGTGCCTTCGTTGCGGATGTTGGCACTGACGCCGAGACCCTCGATGCGGCTCTTGATCAGTTCGGAAATTTCTGCGGGATTGAGTTGCATGACTCTTTCCTTCTTTCTGTAAATGGGGCCAACTGGCTGCCGGCCGCCGTCAGGCGGTCAGCGCCGCTTTCATTTGTTCGAGGCGCGCCCTGACCGAGGTGTCGAGCACTTCGTCGCCGACCACGGCACGGATGCCGCCGATGAGCGAGGGGTCGAGTTCGACCCGCGTCGTGAGCTTGCGAGCAAAGCGCCGCTCCAGCGCCGCGCCAACCTCTTGCAGCGCCGCGTCGTCGATCGGAAAAGCGCTGTAGATCACGGCATCGGCAGCCCCGCTGCGCGCATTGCACAAGGCACGGAACTGGATTGCCACTTCGGGCAATGCAGCCAACCGGCCGTTGTCGATGACGGCGCGCAGAAAGTTCTTGCCCGCATCGGGCAAGGACTGCTTCGAAAGCCCGGCGATCAGCTCGAACACCTGCTCGGGCGGCACCTTCGGGTTGGCCGCGAACTCCAGGAGCTGCGGGCTGCCGGCGACGGACGCCAGCTGGTCGAGCCAGCCGGCCGTGCCTTCGAGGTCGCCCTGGCAAGCCTTGAACAGCGCCTCGGCGTAAGGACGGGCAATGGTCGCGAGTTCGGCCATGTTGTCCTCAGAGCTCGGTCTTCAGGCGGCTGAGCAAGTCGGCATGAACGCCGGCGTTGACTTCCTTGCGGAGAATCTGCTCGGCACCCTTGACGGCCAGTGCGGCCACCTGCTCGCGCAGCGCCTCACGCGCACGCACGGACTGCTGGTTGGCCTCTTCGCGCGCGGCGGCCACGATCTTGTTGGCCTCCTCGGTTGCGCGGCTCTTGGCCTCTTCGATGATCTGCTGGGCACGGCGCTCGGCATCGGCCAGGCGATTGGTGGTCTCGTTACGAGACGCCACCAGTTCCTGCTCGACACGCTGGTTGGCGGAGGCCAGTTCGGCCTTGGCCTTCTCGGCGGCCGCCAGGCCCGCAGCGATCTTTTGTGCTCGTTCGTCCAAGGCCTTCGCGATCGGCGGCCACACGAATTTCATCGTGAACAGCACAAGCAGCAGGAAGACGATGGCCTGAACGAACAGGGTCGCGTTGATACTCACGGCAACACCTTTCTGGAGTGGCGTTGAACGGAAATTACTTCGGCAGAGCGGCGATGAACGGGTTGGCGAAAGCGAACAGCAGGGCAATTGCCACGCCGATCAGGAACGCAGCGTCGATCAGGCCAGCCAAGATGAACATCTTGGTCTGCAGGTCGTTCATGAGTTCAGGTTGACGAGCCGACGACTCGAGGAACTTGCCGCCCATCAGTGCGATACCGATGGAAGCACCGATCGCGCCGAGACCGACGATCAAACCACAAGCCAAAGCGACGAGACCGAGAACGTTTTCCATGATGACTCCTTAATACAGATTGAAAGCAAACGAAAAGAAAAAAGAAAACTCAATGCGCTTCATGAGCCTGGCCGAGATAGATCAGGGTCAGCATCATGAAAATGAATGCCTGAAGCGTGATCACCAGGATGTGGAAGATCGCCCAGACGGTACCGGCAATGACGTGCCCGATGGGCAGCATCACTCCCGAGAACGAGGCTGCCATCGCACCACCCATGAGCGCGATCAGCATGAAAACGAGTTCACCCGCATACATGTTGCCGAACAACCGCATGCCGTGCGAGACGGTCTTCGCCAGGTATTCGATGACTTGCATCAGCAGGTTGATCGGCCAGAGCACGGGGTGGGCACCGAAAGGCGCGGTGATGAGTTCGTGGCCCCAGCCGCCCAGGCCCTTGATCTTGACGCTGTAGAACAGGCACAGCAGCAGTACCGAGGTCGACAGGCCGAGCGTGGTGGAGAGGTCGGCCGTGGGAACGACGCGCATGTAGGCATGGTGCGGATCGTGTCCGGCAGCCTCGAAAACCTTGCCCCAGAGCGAGGGCAGCAGGTCGACCGGCAACATGTCCATGGCGTTCAGCAGGAAGATCCAGACGAACACGGTGAGCGCCAGCGGCGCAATGAACTTGCGACTTTTTGCGTTGCGAATGTTCGACTTGGCCTGGTTGTCGACCATTTCGACGAGCATTTCGACCGCGGCCTGGAACCGGCCCGGCACGCCCGGCGTGGCCTTGCGAGCAGCCAGCCACAGCACAAAGCAACCCAGGGCACCGACGATCAGCGCATAGAGCACCGAGTCGAGGTTGATGACGTTGAAGTCGACGATGGCCTTCTGGACCACGGGATTGAGGCTCCAGTCAACTTGCCAGTGCTGGAGGTGGTGAACGATGTATTCACTCGCGGTCGGGGCGTGACTTTCGGCGGCCATCTTTCAGCGTCTCTTTTTAAACAGTCAAATCCGGTTCAACAATCCGGGCCGCACCAGCAGGGCCACCCAGTACATTTTCATGGCGACCACCACGCCGGCCAGCAAGGCCAGCCAACTGATGCTCTCGATCAGCCACGGTGCCGCCGCCAGCAAGGCAACGGTCAACGCGATCTTGATCAACTCCCACACAAAAAACCGCAGCATGACAGCAGATTGCGACACGGCACCGCGTGCCCGCCGCACACCCCGGACGAACAATGCCGCCGGAATCGCTACCGCCATGGCTCCGTAAAAAGCCGACACCGCGGCACTTGGCCGCTGAGTCCACATCCATGCCACTCCGGCCACAAGCAATCCCATGGCCACCTGGGCCCCAATCACCCACCAGGGCGACATTTCGGGATTTTTCTCGCGAAGCCGCTGGGCCTCTTCGGCGGTCAGCGGCTTGAAGTCGGAGACTTCGGCATCGATCTCGGAGACAGGAGCGCTGGTTGTCATTGGAATGCCGCTCGCGTTGTCAGCCGTGAATTTAACAAAGCCATTGATTATAAGTAGAAACCCAGCCCGCTCGACCACCTGATCTGTCACGTTTGCAAAACGAGGCTTCCCTGGCTGACCGGAACCCGACCGGGCGCGCACAACCATAATTCCCGCATGCACCCTCTTACTGCCGCTCTCCCCACCACGCTCTGCTACCTCGATGGCGAGTACACCGCCCTTCGGGACGCGAAGATCAGCGTGCTCGACCGTGGCTTCATTTTCGGTGACGGCATCTATGAAGTCGTCCCCGTCTACGGCGGCCAGCCCTTTTGCTTCGAAGAACACATGGCGCGGCTCGATCGCTCGCTGGCCGAGCTGCAGATTGCCAACCCGCTCACGCTCGCCCAATGGCGCGACATCGTCATGCGGTTGGCCGAACCCGGCGGCGATGCACCCCAGGCCGTGTACTTTCAGATTACCCGTGGCGTTGCGCCGCGCGATCATGCCATGACCAAGGGCGTGCGCCCGACGGTGTTCGTGATGGTGAATCCGCTGCCCCCGGTGGCCGATGCGGTGCGCGCCAAGGGCGTGGCCTGCGTGACCGCGGCCGACTTTCGCTGGGAGAAGGCGCACATCAAGAGCACCAGCCTCCTGGGCGCGGTGCTGGCACGGCAGATCAGCGTGGAGGCCGGCGCGGCCGAAACCGTCATGTTCAGGGGCGAATGGCTGAGCGAAGCATCGTCGAGCAACGTGTGGATCGCCAAAGACGGCCAACTCATCGGCCCGCCCAAGGACAACCTGGTGCTGACCGGCATCCGCTACGGCCTGCTGGAGCGCCTGTGCGCCGAGCGCGGCATTCCGTTTGCCCTGCGCCGCATTTCACGCCACGAAGTGTTCGGCGCCGATGAGTTGCTGCTCTCCTCGGCCAGCAAGGAAGTGCTGCCCGTGGTGACGCTCGACGGCCAGGCCATTGGGAACGGCCGACCCGGCCCCATCTACCAAGCCTTGTACGCGGCTTACCAAGAGGCCAAGCAGCGCAACGCAGAGAAGCCACAGAAACAAGGAGTGACCCCCGCATGACCGACAGCACCACCGACACGAGCACTCCGATTCCCGATCCGCGCAAGGAATCGTTGATCGAATACCCCTCGCAGTTCCCGATCAAGGTCATGGGCGTCAAGGCCGACGGCTTCGTGCATGCCATCACGCAGATTGCGGAACGCTTCGATCCGGCCTTCGATGCCACCACGGTCGAGCTGCGCGACAGCAAGGCGGGCAACTACCTGGGCGTGACGATCACCGTGACCGCCACCAGCCGCGAGCAGCTCGACGACCTGTATCGCGCCCTGTCGACGCATCCGTCGGTCAAGGTCGTCCTCTGACACCAAGGCCCTGATGGCGGTCTCAGAACACGCATCCACCGCTGCCATTGCCACGCAATGGCTGGGCCGCGTCGACTATGCCGAGACCTTCGAGGCAATGAAGCGGTTCACGCTCGAGCGCGAGGCTGAAACGCCCGATGCGCTCTGGATGTGCGAGCACGCGCCCGTGTTCACGCAAGGCATTGCGGGCAAGCAGGACCACATCCTGAATCCGGGCGAGATTCCTGTGGTGCAGACCGATCGCGGCGGGCAGGTCACCTTCCACGGCCCGGGCCAGGTGGTGGGATACCCGCTCATCGACCTGCGCCGCGCCGGCTACTACGTGAAGGAATACGTCTACCGCATCGAGGAATCGGTGCTGCGCACGCTGGCGCATTTCGGGGTGACGGGGCACCGCGTGGCGGGCGCGCCGGGCATCTACGTGCGGCTGGACGACCCGTTCTCCCATGCCGCGCTGACCGGCCCGCTGCCCGCCGGCGACCCGTTTCGGGGCCTGGGCAAGATCGCCGCGCTGGGCATCAAGGTGAGCCGCCACGCCACCTACCACGGCGTGGCGCTCAACGCCCGGATGGACCTCGAACCCTTCTCGCGGATCAACCCTTGCGGCTACGCGGGGCTGCAAACGGTCGATCTTTCTACAATCGGGGTCCAAACCACATGGGAAGACGCTGCCCGGGTCCTGAGCCAGAAGCTCACCACCTATCTGGCGCCCTAGCAATCCAATGAGCACCACCGAAGTCGTCCGCGACGCGCAAAGCGCCGAAAACTACAACCCGCTGGCCAAGCAGAAGGCCGCGGCCAAGCTCTCGCGCATTCCGGTCAAGGTGGTGCAGCAGGGCGAGGTGCTCAAGAAGCCCGAGTGGATTCGCGTGAAGGCCGGCAGCCCCACCACCCGCTTCTACGAAATCAAGCAGATCCTGCGCGAAAGCAACCTGCACACGGTCTGTGAAGAGGCTTCGTGCCCGAACATCGGCGAATGCTTCGGCAATGGCACGGCCACCTTCATGATCATGGGCGACAAGTGCACGCGCCGCTGCCCGTTCTGCGACGTGGGCCATGGCCGCCCCGATCCGCTCGACAAGGACGAACCGCTCAACCTTGCCAAGACCATCGCCAAGCTGCGCCTGAAGTATGTGGTGATCACCAGCGTCGACCGCGACGACCTGCGCGATGGCGGCAGCCAGCATTTCGTCGATTGCATCAAGAACATCCGCGAGCTCTCGCCGATGACGCAGATCGAGATCCTCGTGCCCGACTTCCGCGGCCGCGACGACCGCGCACTCGAGATCCTGAAGGCCGCGCCGCCGGACGTGATGAACCACAACCTCGAGACCGCGCCCCGCCTCTATAAAGAAGCGCGCCCCGGCAGCGACTACCAGTTCAGCCTGAACCTGCTGAAGAAGTTCAAGGCGCTGCACCCCGACGTGCCGACCAAGAGCGGCATCATGGTAGGCCTGGGCGAAACCGACGAAGAGATCCTGCAGGTGATGCGCGACATGCGCGCCCACGACATCGACATGCTGACCATTGGCCAGTATCTGTCGCCGTCGGGCTCGCACCTGCCGGTGCGCCGTTATGTGCACCCGGACACCTTCAAGATGTTCGAGGAAGAGGCCTACAAGATGGGCTTCAGCCACGCGGCCGTGGGAGCGATGGTGCGGTCCAGCTATCACGCGGACCAGCAGGCGCACGCCGCCGGGGTTTAACAACTGATGCAGCCGCGGCGGCAAGCAGCCCGTCGCGTGCAGCTCACCCGGTCCGGCGCTTCTTCGCTATCCTGCCGTCTGGCCAAGACGAAGGATCGATTTTGCAAACGCACCCCGCCATCCAAGCCGCGATGGAACGCGATTTCGGCGCCATTGCCGACCTGGTTCGCCTCCATGCGCAACACACGCCCGACCACCCCGCCCTCGCGGATGCCCATCACACGCTGAACTACGGCGCGCTCGACGCGCTGATGGACCGCATCGCGGCCAGCCTGCAGCAGGGCGGCCTGAAGCCCGGCGACGCCATTGCGGTTTGCGCGGCTTCGTCGGTGAACTACGCGGCGGTCTTCCTCGGTGCGCTGCGCGCGGGTGTGGCGGTTGCGCCGCTCGCGCCCGGGTCTACGCCGGCCAGCCTGGCCCGCATGATCGAGGACGCAGACGCGCGCATTCTCTTCACCGACGCCGCGGCGGCCGAGGTGGTTGGTCCGGCGAAAGATGGCGGCATTCCCCGCGTAGCGCTCGACGGTTCGGCCGCCGGCCAAAGCCTGGAGAGCTGGCTGGCTCCCGCAGGCGCACGGCCCACCGCCGTCGAGACGCAGCCATCCTGGCCCTTCAACATCATCTATTCCTCGGGCACCACCGGCGAGCCCAAGGGCATCGTGCAAGGCCACGGCATGCGCTGGGCCCATGTGCAGCGCGGCGCCAAGTACGAATACGGCCCCGACACCGTCACGCTGCTGTCGACCCCGCTTTATTCGAACACCACGCTGGTGGTGTTCTTTCCCACCATCGCCTTCGGCGGCTGCGTGGTGCTGATGCCGAAGTTCGATGCGCTCGGCTACCTGCAATTGGCCGAGCAGCGCCGCGTAACGCACACCATGCTGGTGCCGGTGCAGTACCAGCGGCTGATGGCGCATCCGCGCTTCGACGCGCACGATCTCTCGTCGTTCCGCCTCAAATTCAGCACCAGCGCGCCCTTCAACGCTGCGCTCAAGGCCGACGTGCTCAAGCGATGGCCGGGCGGGCTGATCGAGTTCTACGGCATGACCGAAGGCGGCGGCACCTGCATCCTCGAAGCCCATCTGAACCCCGGCAAGCTTCACACCGTGGGTCGCCCGGCCGAGGGCAGCGACATCCGGCTGATCGACGAAGACGGCCATGAAATCCCGCGCGGCAACATCGAGCTGGCAGGTGAAGTGGTGGGCCATTCGGCCGGCATGATGACCGGCTACCACCGCCAGCCTGCCAAGACACGCGAGGCCGAATGGTTCGACGCCACCGGCAAGCGCTTCATCCGCACCGGCGACGTGGGCCGCTTCGATGCCGACGGCTTCCTGACGCTGTTCGACCGCAAGAAGGACATGATTATCAGCGGCGGCTTCAACATCTACCCGAGCGATCTCGAAGCCGTGGTGCGCGCCCATGCGGCGGTAGCCGACGTGGCCGTGGTGGGCGTGCCTTCCGAACAATGGGGCGAAACGCCGGTGGCCTTCGTGGTGCGCCGCGAAGGCGACGGCACCACCGAGGCCGCGCTGCTGCAATGGACCAACGACCAGCTCGGCAAGACGCAGCGCCTGGCGCGGCTGCATTTCATCGACGAGCTCCCGCGAAGCGCCATTGGCAAGGTGCTCAAGCGCGAGTTGCGTGACCTCGTCGGCCGCTGAAGCCAAGGCGGCGCCCCCGGCCGAACAGGGCGGCGGCAACGGCCTGCTGTGGGTGCTGGTCGCCGTTGCGGTGGTGTTCGCTTTCGTGCGCCCGCGCGCACCGATGGACTGGCTGCGGCTGGTCGATTGGGAGACCGTCGGCGCACTGGCGGGCCTGCTGGCCATTACGCAGGGCGTGGAAAAAAGCGGCATGCTGCAGGCCACCGCGCAGCGCCTGCTCGCGCGCACGCACAACCAGCGCAGCCTTGCGTTGCTGCTGACCGCGAGCGCGGCCTTTCTCTCGGCGCTGGTAACCAACGACGTGAGCCTGTTCCTGCTGGTGCCGCTCACGCGGGTGCTTGCCAACCAGGCGCACCTGCCGCTGGCGCGGCTGGTGGTGCTCGAGGCGCTGGCGGTGAATGCGGGCTCGGCGCTCACGCCCATCGGCAACCCGCAGAACCTCTACCTCTGGCACCGCTCGGGCGAGAGCTTCTTCGCCTTCATGGCAATGATGGGGCCGACGGTTGCGGTGATGCTGTTCTGGCTCTTCGCGGCCGTGTGGCTGCTGGTGCCGCGCACGCCCATCGCGCTCAAGCCCGAGGCAGAGGCCACGCCGGTGCAGCCGCGCCTCTTGGCGTTGGCGGGCGTGCTGTTCGTCGGCTTCGTCGTGGCGCTCGACCGGCACTGGCTGCTGGCGGGCCTGGGCGTGGTGTTCGGCGTATTCCTGCTCGCGTATCCGCGCGTGCTGCGCGGCATCGACTGGGCCCTGCTTGCAATCATCGCCCTGATGTTCGTGGACCTGCGCCAGCTGGCCGAACTGCCCGCCGTGGTGGCCCTGCTGAACCATTGGCCGATTACCGAGGGATGGCGCGCCTTCCTTGCCGCCATTGCCGCGTCGCAGCTCATCAGCAACGTGCCGGCGGCCATCCTGCTCGACGGCCATGTGCGCGATCTGCCGGCACTCGCCGCCGGGGTGAGCGTGGGCGGCTTCGGCTGCGTGCTGGGTTCGCTGGCCAACCTGATCGCACTGCGGCTCGCCCGGGTGCCGCACGGCATGCGCGAGTTTCACCGCATCAGCATTCCGTTCCTGCTGGTGTGTGCGGCCTCGGCGCTGCTGCTGCGGCTGGGGTGACAGCTGCGAGCCGTGGAACGACAATTCGACGGCACATGCAAACGCCAGCAACACGCCCCCACGCAGAACCGAGCAGCCTTTCGCTGCGCGACTACGGGGCCTCGCGCGGCAGCCACGCGCATGACCATTTCCAGGTGCTGGTCGGCCTCTCGGGCGTGCTCGAACTCGAAGTGGAGGGGCGCGGAGCGCGCGTCGGCGCCGGCGAGTCGCACGTGGTGGTGCCCGGCGACCGGCACGACTTCGAATCTCGCAGCGGCAGCCAGTGCCTCATTCTCGATACCCGCCAGCCCCAATGGGCGCACTGCGCAGGGCGTCCACCGGTGGATGCATCGCGGCTGCATGCCTTGGCAAAGTACCTCGCGCAATGCGCGCAGCATCCGCAGGCGTCCGCCTTGGCGCTGCAGCACGGCCCCGCGCTGCTGCTCGAGGCCTGGCGAGCGGCAGCGCCGGCCGATGGGCGCAGCCGCGCCATCGACTGGACGGCGCTCGCTACCTGGGCCCGGGCTCGCTGGCATGAGCCGCTGGGCGTGGCCGATCTCGCACGCGTGGCGTGCCTGAGCCCCGGCCATTTCGCGCAGCGCTGCCGCGACGAGCAAGGCGTGAGCGCGATGCACTGGCTGCGCACGCTGCGGCTCGCGCATGCGCGCGAACTGCGAGTGGCGGGCGTGGGCGTGGCCGAAACAGCGCGCCGCACGGGCTACCGCTCGCCCTCCGCGCTCACCGCGGCGTTGCGCAGGCTCGGCGGCCGCTGAGCCGCACCAAAGATCGTCGCCACGCGACGATGCACCGGCGTTGCGCGACGACGGCGCCGCTTAAGCTCGGAGCGATGTCTCCCACGCTCCTCGCCCTGGCCGCCATTGCGCTATGGGCCACGCTCGCCTCGCTGGGCACTGCGCTTTCGCACCTGCCGCCCTTCCTGCTGACAGGCCTTGCGCTGATCATCGGCAGCATTCCGAGCTGGCCGCTGGTGCTGCGCGACCGCGCCGCCTGGCGCGTGCCGCCGCGCACGCTGGCGCTGGGCATCTATGGCCTGTTCGGATTTCACTTCCTGCTGTTCATCGCGTTGCGGCATGCCCCACCGGTCGAGGCCAACCTGGTGAACTACCTGTGGCCGCTCTTCATGGTGGTGCTGGCGCCGGTGCTGCTGCCAGGCATGTCGCTGCGGCCGCTGCATGTGGTGGCCGCCTTGCTGGGCTTCGCGGGTGCCGCCATCGCGATTCTGGGAGCCCGCGAAGGCGCCACTTCCACGTCGGGCGCCGCGGGGCAGTACTGGGGCTTTCTGCCCGCGCTGGGCTCGGCTTTCATCTGGGCGAGCTATTCGCTGTGGACGAAGCGCGTGGCAGCCTTTCCCACCTCGGCCATCGGCTTGTTCGGCCTGGTCTCGGGCGTGCTGTCGCTGGCCTGCCATGCGCTGCTCGAAGCCCCGGTCGTGCTCACTGCAAAGGATTGGCTGCTGGTCGCGCTGTGCGGGCTGGGCCCGCTCGGCGCGGCCTTCTTCGTCTGGGACATGGCCCTGAAGCGCGGAGATGCACGGCAGATCGGCATCCTGAGCTACATCACGCCGCTGGGCTCCACCGCACTGCTGCTGGCGGTGACGGGACGCCCGCTCACCTGGAGCATCGCGCTCGCCGCGGGGCTGATCATCTCGGCCGCCGTGATGGGCACGCGCGCGCGTTAATACGTTCGCGTCCGACGGATTGACGCGCTTTTTATGGCTAGAGTGGAAGCTCCGGAAAAAAGGAGCTCACCCATGGACAACAAGAACAACAACGAAGATTTCGAGATCACCCCCAAGCTGGTGTTCGACCTGAACCTGGCGCTGTACCTCGACCTGGTGGCCGCGCTCCAAGGCGCGGGCGCCATCACCTACCGGCAGATGGCGGCCCGGGTGCTCAACATCAGCATGGACGCCCGCGCAGACGGGGAGACCGGCCTCTCGACGGTGCTCGAAGGCATTGCCAAGGGCTTCGCCGGCCATGGCGACGGCCTGTCGATCGAAACCCTGAAGGCGGCCCGTGGCCTGCGCGAGGACGAGGCCATGGGCGATATTCCGATGCGGCCCAGCGAGCCCTGAGCCCTGCTCAGTCCTCAGCCACCTGCAGCACCAGCTTGCCGAAGTTCTCCCCGGCAAACAGCTTGTTGAGCGACTCGGGGAAGGTGTCGAGCCCCTTCACGATGTCTTCCTTGCTCTTCATGCGGCCGTCCTTCAGATAGCCGGCGAGTTCCGCCACGGCAATGTGGAACCGGTCGGCATAGTCGAACACCACAATGCCTTCCATGCGAGCGCGGTTCACCAGGAGGCTCAGGTAGTTCCTGGGACCGGCGCCCGGCATGCTGTTGGCGTTGTTGTACTGGCTGATGGCGCCGCAGATGATCACGCGGGCCTTGCGCGCGAGCCGCGCCAGCACCGTATCGAGGATTTCTCCGCCCACATTGTCGAAATAGATGTCGACGCCCTTCGGGCAATGCGTCTTGAGGCCTTCGCGCACCGCGCCGGCGCCGGCCTTGTAGTCGATGCAGGCGTCGAAGCCCAGCTCGTTCACCACCCAGTCGCACTTGGCGGCACCGCCGGCAATGCCGACCACGCGGCAACCCTTGATCTTGGCCAACTGGCCCACCGTCTGCCCCACGGCGCCGGCCGCGCCGGAGACCACCACGGTTTCGCCCGGCTTGGGCTGGCCCACGTCCATGAGGCCGAAGTAGCCGGTCATGCCCGGCATGCCGAGCACGTTGAGCCACTGGCCGATGGTGCCGACATTCAGGTCGATCTTCACAAGGCCGTTGCGCTTGATCTGATCTTGCGGAATGAGGATGTATTCCTGCACGCCGAGCGTGCCGTAGACCGCATCGCCCACAGCAAACTGCGGGTTCCTCGAAGCGACGACGCGGCCGACGCCCCCGGCGCGCATCACTTCGTCGATGGCCACGGGTGCGATGTAGCTCTTGGCGTCGTTGAGCCAGCCGCGCATGGCCGGGTCGAGCGACAGCGACAGCGTCTTGACCAGCACGCCGCCTTCGGCCGGCTCACCGACGGGTTCGGTGGTGAACTTCCAGTTCTCGCGCGTGGCCGCGCCTTCCGGGCGCTTGGCAAGGCGAACCTGGTGGTTGGTAAGTGAGCTGCTCATGGTGTCTCCTGGATTGACGGGGGCGCTGGCACGGAGGCGCATCGTAGCTCCGCACTTCGCGCCTCCTGGTAGCGCAGGCGACACCAGAGGTGCCGTTGGCGAACTAGAGCCGGACGACGATCTGCAGGCCCGGATGCGCGTTGCGCACGGTCAAGGTGCCGCCGTGCGCCTCGGCAATCAGCCGGCACAGGTACATGCCCAGCCCGACACCGCCCGTGGCCCGCGCCCGCGCGCCGTCGGTGCGGTAGAACGGCTCGGTGAGCCGCTCGACCTGCGCTTCGTCGACG from Variovorax paradoxus includes these protein-coding regions:
- the lipA gene encoding lipoyl synthase, which produces MSTTEVVRDAQSAENYNPLAKQKAAAKLSRIPVKVVQQGEVLKKPEWIRVKAGSPTTRFYEIKQILRESNLHTVCEEASCPNIGECFGNGTATFMIMGDKCTRRCPFCDVGHGRPDPLDKDEPLNLAKTIAKLRLKYVVITSVDRDDLRDGGSQHFVDCIKNIRELSPMTQIEILVPDFRGRDDRALEILKAAPPDVMNHNLETAPRLYKEARPGSDYQFSLNLLKKFKALHPDVPTKSGIMVGLGETDEEILQVMRDMRAHDIDMLTIGQYLSPSGSHLPVRRYVHPDTFKMFEEEAYKMGFSHAAVGAMVRSSYHADQQAHAAGV
- a CDS encoding class I adenylate-forming enzyme family protein, giving the protein MERDFGAIADLVRLHAQHTPDHPALADAHHTLNYGALDALMDRIAASLQQGGLKPGDAIAVCAASSVNYAAVFLGALRAGVAVAPLAPGSTPASLARMIEDADARILFTDAAAAEVVGPAKDGGIPRVALDGSAAGQSLESWLAPAGARPTAVETQPSWPFNIIYSSGTTGEPKGIVQGHGMRWAHVQRGAKYEYGPDTVTLLSTPLYSNTTLVVFFPTIAFGGCVVLMPKFDALGYLQLAEQRRVTHTMLVPVQYQRLMAHPRFDAHDLSSFRLKFSTSAPFNAALKADVLKRWPGGLIEFYGMTEGGGTCILEAHLNPGKLHTVGRPAEGSDIRLIDEDGHEIPRGNIELAGEVVGHSAGMMTGYHRQPAKTREAEWFDATGKRFIRTGDVGRFDADGFLTLFDRKKDMIISGGFNIYPSDLEAVVRAHAAVADVAVVGVPSEQWGETPVAFVVRREGDGTTEAALLQWTNDQLGKTQRLARLHFIDELPRSAIGKVLKRELRDLVGR
- a CDS encoding SLC13 family permease; the protein is MTSSAAEAKAAPPAEQGGGNGLLWVLVAVAVVFAFVRPRAPMDWLRLVDWETVGALAGLLAITQGVEKSGMLQATAQRLLARTHNQRSLALLLTASAAFLSALVTNDVSLFLLVPLTRVLANQAHLPLARLVVLEALAVNAGSALTPIGNPQNLYLWHRSGESFFAFMAMMGPTVAVMLFWLFAAVWLLVPRTPIALKPEAEATPVQPRLLALAGVLFVGFVVALDRHWLLAGLGVVFGVFLLAYPRVLRGIDWALLAIIALMFVDLRQLAELPAVVALLNHWPITEGWRAFLAAIAASQLISNVPAAILLDGHVRDLPALAAGVSVGGFGCVLGSLANLIALRLARVPHGMREFHRISIPFLLVCAASALLLRLG
- a CDS encoding helix-turn-helix domain-containing protein; translation: MQTPATRPHAEPSSLSLRDYGASRGSHAHDHFQVLVGLSGVLELEVEGRGARVGAGESHVVVPGDRHDFESRSGSQCLILDTRQPQWAHCAGRPPVDASRLHALAKYLAQCAQHPQASALALQHGPALLLEAWRAAAPADGRSRAIDWTALATWARARWHEPLGVADLARVACLSPGHFAQRCRDEQGVSAMHWLRTLRLAHARELRVAGVGVAETARRTGYRSPSALTAALRRLGGR
- a CDS encoding DMT family transporter, which produces MSPTLLALAAIALWATLASLGTALSHLPPFLLTGLALIIGSIPSWPLVLRDRAAWRVPPRTLALGIYGLFGFHFLLFIALRHAPPVEANLVNYLWPLFMVVLAPVLLPGMSLRPLHVVAALLGFAGAAIAILGAREGATSTSGAAGQYWGFLPALGSAFIWASYSLWTKRVAAFPTSAIGLFGLVSGVLSLACHALLEAPVVLTAKDWLLVALCGLGPLGAAFFVWDMALKRGDARQIGILSYITPLGSTALLLAVTGRPLTWSIALAAGLIISAAVMGTRAR
- a CDS encoding NADP-dependent oxidoreductase → MSSSLTNHQVRLAKRPEGAATRENWKFTTEPVGEPAEGGVLVKTLSLSLDPAMRGWLNDAKSYIAPVAIDEVMRAGGVGRVVASRNPQFAVGDAVYGTLGVQEYILIPQDQIKRNGLVKIDLNVGTIGQWLNVLGMPGMTGYFGLMDVGQPKPGETVVVSGAAGAVGQTVGQLAKIKGCRVVGIAGGAAKCDWVVNELGFDACIDYKAGAGAVREGLKTHCPKGVDIYFDNVGGEILDTVLARLARKARVIICGAISQYNNANSMPGAGPRNYLSLLVNRARMEGIVVFDYADRFHIAVAELAGYLKDGRMKSKEDIVKGLDTFPESLNKLFAGENFGKLVLQVAED